A stretch of the Mesotoga sp. UBA6090 genome encodes the following:
- a CDS encoding LacI family DNA-binding transcriptional regulator — translation MSVGLKEIAELVGVSISTVSRALRDDPRVNKRTKERIISAARNMNYLPNQAAKSLVTKKTMTIGLVLPNLRSFMHDIFDGLESVCSPAGYNILLGVSDNDPTKEMRELKLLLEKRVDGLILFYVGGVFNQASIRFLNSISVPLILIDRYIPRSHFDFVVSDNRNGSRKLVEHLVSKGKEKIAFITQEEDASAIRERLDGFMDGVLKCGIKLPSKYIVNGKTLRMENGYACTRKLMKLDDPPQVIIGSTGDITLGVVKYLLEHPHLENKITVGGFDDFEFLSFLKIPVTTVAQKTYEMGKQAATILLNRLQGDRGEQRRVFLETELVER, via the coding sequence ATGAGCGTCGGTTTGAAAGAGATCGCTGAACTTGTAGGCGTGTCAATCTCCACTGTCTCCAGGGCATTGAGAGACGATCCGAGAGTAAACAAAAGGACGAAGGAGAGAATTATCTCCGCAGCAAGAAACATGAACTATCTGCCTAACCAGGCTGCAAAGAGCCTGGTAACGAAGAAAACTATGACAATTGGTCTGGTCCTTCCAAACCTCAGGTCATTCATGCATGATATATTCGACGGCCTGGAGAGCGTGTGCTCTCCGGCAGGCTATAACATACTCCTGGGCGTCTCCGACAACGATCCGACGAAGGAGATGCGAGAACTCAAGCTTCTGCTGGAAAAGCGGGTTGACGGGCTTATTCTCTTTTATGTCGGGGGCGTTTTCAATCAGGCGTCCATAAGGTTCCTCAACAGCATCTCCGTGCCATTGATTCTGATAGACAGGTACATTCCCCGCTCGCATTTCGATTTTGTGGTGAGTGACAACCGCAACGGTTCCAGAAAGCTGGTGGAGCACCTGGTCTCCAAGGGAAAGGAGAAGATAGCCTTTATTACTCAGGAGGAAGACGCGTCGGCCATCAGAGAGAGGCTGGACGGTTTCATGGATGGAGTGCTCAAGTGCGGAATAAAGCTGCCTTCAAAATACATCGTCAACGGAAAGACCCTCAGAATGGAAAACGGCTATGCCTGCACCAGAAAACTGATGAAGCTCGATGACCCTCCGCAAGTGATAATCGGGAGCACCGGAGATATTACTCTGGGTGTGGTTAAATACCTTCTGGAACATCCGCATCTGGAGAATAAAATCACCGTCGGCGGGTTCGACGATTTCGAGTTTCTCTCATTCCTGAAGATTCCAGTAACCACAGTGGCCCAGAAGACCTATGAAATGGGGAAACAGGCGGCGACAATTCTTCTGAATAGATTGCAGGGAGACCGGGGAGAGCAGAGAAGAGTCTTTCTGGAAACGGAACTCGTTGAGCGATAG
- a CDS encoding carbohydrate ABC transporter permease: MRSLNRAKSIRSVTIYGVLAFFSVVYLIPLFWMVSTSLKPDSQIMSIPMQWFPRPPQWGNYGKAIESFPFFRYFFNTVFLTVMNVLGNTVTASLVAYSFSKLQWRGRNLLFYITIATMFIPGQVLIIPVYILFTQLGWINTYLPLIVPAFCGGGAFNIFLLRQFFISIPDELMESARIDGASELRIFTRIVLPLSKPALFTVALFTVVFTWNDFFGPLIYLHDPSMWTLAIGLRGFQQQYSTNWNLLMAASTLTALPLIILYFTAQEKMMRGFTLRAGIR; this comes from the coding sequence ATGAGAAGCCTGAATAGAGCGAAATCAATAAGATCTGTCACTATATACGGGGTACTCGCCTTTTTCAGCGTGGTTTATCTGATTCCGCTTTTCTGGATGGTTTCCACCTCACTGAAGCCGGATTCTCAGATAATGTCGATACCGATGCAGTGGTTCCCACGCCCGCCGCAGTGGGGGAACTATGGCAAGGCAATTGAAAGTTTCCCCTTTTTCAGATACTTCTTCAATACTGTCTTTCTGACCGTGATGAACGTTCTGGGAAACACTGTCACTGCCTCCTTGGTGGCCTACAGCTTTTCAAAGCTGCAGTGGAGGGGCAGAAACCTGCTCTTCTACATCACTATCGCTACCATGTTCATCCCCGGGCAAGTCCTGATAATTCCCGTGTATATTCTTTTCACCCAGCTCGGATGGATTAATACCTATCTGCCCCTGATCGTACCGGCCTTCTGTGGAGGAGGTGCCTTCAACATCTTCCTCCTGAGGCAGTTTTTCATCTCGATTCCCGACGAGCTTATGGAGTCGGCCAGGATTGACGGAGCGTCTGAGTTGCGAATCTTCACAAGGATAGTGCTTCCTCTTTCGAAACCGGCTCTCTTCACTGTGGCACTGTTTACCGTAGTTTTCACATGGAACGATTTCTTCGGCCCACTGATTTATCTTCACGATCCGTCGATGTGGACGCTGGCAATTGGATTGCGTGGTTTCCAGCAGCAGTATTCAACTAACTGGAATCTGTTGATGGCCGCTTCTACGCTCACTGCCCTCCCGCTCATTATTCTATACTTCACCGCACAGGAGAAGATGATGCGCGGTTTCACTCTGAGAGCCGGGATAAGATGA